AGACCATGACCGTCAACAAGGGAGGCATCACCACCATCAGCACCAGCCAGTTCGACCGGGAGGGCGGGATCGCCAGGATCGTGATAGAGATGGGCGTAAAACCCAACTATCTGCTGATGACAGAAGAGAATGATATCATCGTCGCCCTGACCACCAAGGATACCTCTCCCTTTGCAGAATGGAAGGCCACCGCGGCTCCCTCTGAGATGGCTGTCGCTACAACCACTCCTCAGTCTCCTGTGCCGCCCAGTATGCCGGCCCCGCCGCCTCCGATGGTTGAGGAAACCCCGGTGGTGCCCGTGACCTCTACTCCGCCTCCTTCAACGCCTACGCTGGTCATGGAAGAGCAGCCGGCGGCCCCGGTGGTGCCAATGACCCCCACTCCGGCGGCACCCAGCACTCCTCCGCCGGTCATAGAGGAAATCCCCGCGGCGCCGATATATGCGGCAGCGCCCACCCCTCCGGCTCCTCCGGAGAAACTGGCCCTTCCGGCGACGCCAATTCAGCCCCGGGCCGCCTATGTTGAATCGCAGAAACCAAGATATCGTTCGGCCTCCACCGGCGGCTTGTCGGGCGGAAGATCCGTATCCATGGAACTTGAGAGCGCCGATGTGATAACTGTTTTAAGGGCCATGGCCGAATACAGCGGTAGAAATTTGATCGTGGGCAACGATGTCAAGGGATCGGTCAGTATGAGACTGCATAACGTTCCCTGGGCCCGGGCCTTTGAGGAGATAGTCAAGGCGGCGGGGCTGGTGGTCGAGGAATCGAGCGGCATCATCAGGGTGATGAGCCCCAAGCAGGCTACCGAAAATATGCGAATGAGAGAGCAGGGGCAGGAGCTGGTGACCGTGGTATATCCCATCGAATATGCGGTAGCTAACGAGATCATCGGATCCCTGAACAAGATACTCAGCTCCCGGGGTTCCATCCAGGTCGACAAGCGCACCAATGCCCTGGTGATCAACGAAGTATCCTTTAAGCAGGTCGAGATCGCCGAGCTGATCAAATTGCTGGATACCGCCACCCTGCAGGTGGAGATCATGGCCCGGATCGTGGATGTAGATATGGACGTGACCAAGGACCTGGGTATCAACTGGAACGTCTCCAATATCGCCAGCTATGATGCTAATGTCGAACTGCAGAATGCCAGCGTTCCCCAGTTACTGCCGGCCGGCACCAGGCCATCGATGACAGTGGGGACAATCCGATCCTTCGCCCAGATATCGGCCACCCTGACGGTACTGGAGGCCAAGCGTAAAGCCAACACCATCTCGAATCCCCGGATCACCACGGTCAATAATAAAGAGGCCAAGATAGTGGGCGGCAAAAAGATACCCATCTCCCTAAGAGACGAGAGCGGCAATACTGTCACTTCGATGTACACCATCGGTATGGTGCTGACCACCACCCCCCATATCAATTCCGCGGAGAACATCACCCTGGATGTCAAGACCGAGATCAGCGACCTGGATCCCACGGCCACCATCTTGGGCGGTGTGGTGATCCTGACCAACGAGGCCAGCACCCAGATAGTGCTGAACGACGGGGAAACGGCAGTGATCGGCGGATTGTTGCAGACCAAGGCAGGAAAGGCCTCGAGCGGAATTCCGATTTTGATGGATATTCCGTTTATCGGCGCCCTGTTCAGGTCGACCACCACATCAACCGCCAAGCGTGAGATCCTGATATTCCTGACCCCACACATAATAAAATCAAAATAACAGGTTATAACCTAATAAAAGAATCGTCCCGAATTGCTTCGGGACGATTCTTTTATGAAATAGCGCTATATTTATCCGGATTACTTTTTATTTAAGGTCTTTGCCAAACGCGATTTCTGGCGGGCGGCGGTTCTTTTGTGGATGGTGCCTTTCTTGGCGGCTGTATCTATCTCGGAATAGGCCGTTGACAGCAGTTCGGGGGTTTTCCCCTCAACCTTGAATTTTTTGACCACCTTGCGCATCTTCGATTTTACGGCCGAGTTGCTTTTTCTGCGGACTAAAGCCTGTCGGGCTCTTTTTGTTACCGAACTTTTTTTCTTCTTAACCACCTTTTTGATCTCTGCCACGTTAATTCCTCCAAATTTTATATGTTGTTGATAATTTTATGCTTTACAAACATATAAAAATATCATATCATTCATATAAAAGTCAAGCATTATATTTAAAATACAA
This genomic stretch from Candidatus Edwardsbacteria bacterium harbors:
- a CDS encoding AMIN domain-containing protein, with product MSYHRSNKILPLAAAVLLSVFSLANAAKVLDIAVKKSEGVTQVVITGDDILDSKDFTLSNPDRLVVDIKGASIAFGNKTMTVNKGGITTISTSQFDREGGIARIVIEMGVKPNYLLMTEENDIIVALTTKDTSPFAEWKATAAPSEMAVATTTPQSPVPPSMPAPPPPMVEETPVVPVTSTPPPSTPTLVMEEQPAAPVVPMTPTPAAPSTPPPVIEEIPAAPIYAAAPTPPAPPEKLALPATPIQPRAAYVESQKPRYRSASTGGLSGGRSVSMELESADVITVLRAMAEYSGRNLIVGNDVKGSVSMRLHNVPWARAFEEIVKAAGLVVEESSGIIRVMSPKQATENMRMREQGQELVTVVYPIEYAVANEIIGSLNKILSSRGSIQVDKRTNALVINEVSFKQVEIAELIKLLDTATLQVEIMARIVDVDMDVTKDLGINWNVSNIASYDANVELQNASVPQLLPAGTRPSMTVGTIRSFAQISATLTVLEAKRKANTISNPRITTVNNKEAKIVGGKKIPISLRDESGNTVTSMYTIGMVLTTTPHINSAENITLDVKTEISDLDPTATILGGVVILTNEASTQIVLNDGETAVIGGLLQTKAGKASSGIPILMDIPFIGALFRSTTTSTAKREILIFLTPHIIKSK
- the rpsT gene encoding 30S ribosomal protein S20, encoding MAEIKKVVKKKKSSVTKRARQALVRRKSNSAVKSKMRKVVKKFKVEGKTPELLSTAYSEIDTAAKKGTIHKRTAARQKSRLAKTLNKK